Proteins from a genomic interval of Treponema brennaborense DSM 12168:
- a CDS encoding TrmH family RNA methyltransferase: MIAPDKLSHLRGGQKRRKLALCFGALERDIAGIAEAGCGYSFPSLSRGEYVKKLARVVLEDPQLPPSAAGELERLLAADPFDERRVCNCARNHLLAVIGTFPAEWDLVIAPHRTEAAQSVCAERDFYRGVTVYAEDIRSPFNLGSIFRTAEAMGAERVLLSPGCADPAHSRALRSGMGCIETMPWERVPLEALPAGVPVFVLETGGTPLDEFAFPREGIVVIGSEELGVSPEALKRGTYGRVSIPMKGLKASLNVGVAFGILMQAWVRSLQGV; this comes from the coding sequence ATGATCGCACCCGACAAATTGTCTCATCTGCGCGGCGGCCAGAAACGCCGCAAATTGGCGCTGTGCTTCGGCGCGCTTGAGCGCGACATTGCGGGAATTGCGGAAGCCGGCTGCGGTTATTCGTTCCCCTCTCTGAGCCGCGGCGAGTACGTCAAAAAACTGGCGCGAGTCGTGCTTGAAGATCCGCAGCTGCCGCCGTCCGCCGCGGGTGAATTGGAGCGGCTTCTTGCAGCCGATCCGTTCGACGAGCGCCGCGTCTGCAACTGCGCGCGCAATCATTTGCTGGCTGTCATCGGAACGTTTCCCGCCGAGTGGGATTTGGTTATCGCGCCTCACCGCACGGAAGCGGCGCAGTCGGTTTGCGCTGAACGCGATTTTTACCGCGGCGTAACGGTGTATGCCGAAGATATCCGTTCGCCGTTCAATTTGGGTTCGATTTTCAGAACTGCCGAAGCAATGGGTGCCGAGCGTGTGCTGCTTTCGCCCGGATGTGCGGATCCGGCTCATTCGCGCGCGCTGCGTTCCGGCATGGGCTGCATAGAAACGATGCCGTGGGAGCGCGTGCCGCTTGAGGCGCTGCCGGCCGGCGTACCCGTTTTCGTTCTTGAAACGGGAGGAACCCCGCTCGACGAATTCGCGTTTCCGCGGGAAGGAATCGTCGTCATCGGTTCGGAAGAACTCGGTGTCAGTCCGGAAGCTTTGAAACGGGGTACTTACGGGCGCGTTTCCATCCCGATGAAAGGGCTGAAAGCGTCTTTGAACGTGGGCGTGGCGTTCGGCATACTGATGCAGGCTTGGGTCCGTTCGCTTCAGGGCGTCTGA
- a CDS encoding flagellar biosynthesis anti-sigma factor FlgM: protein MMIDKLGGINPLNNVQSSHRTAAKASVSSGVDSISVSKEAQEMAEAYYLSEIAAETPDVRSDLVAQVKEKIQDPSYINSAVIDSVADRIMTSYGI from the coding sequence ATGATGATTGATAAACTTGGAGGCATAAATCCTCTGAATAACGTGCAGAGTTCTCACCGAACCGCGGCAAAAGCGTCCGTTTCTTCCGGAGTTGATTCCATTTCCGTCTCGAAAGAAGCGCAGGAAATGGCCGAAGCATATTATTTGTCCGAAATTGCCGCAGAAACGCCCGACGTCCGCAGCGACCTGGTTGCGCAGGTAAAAGAAAAGATACAGGATCCGTCGTATATCAATTCCGCCGTAATCGATTCTGTTGCCGACCGTATCATGACCAGTTACGGTATTTAA
- a CDS encoding HDOD domain-containing protein, producing MSESKNATEKMPLPDTEKIRSAIKASLPLSITTYTLPHEMEIYMNRVLTIFLHELDQDFMTEYLTYCLNELITNSKKANTKRIYFREKDLDITDMHDYTVGMEHFKHETLGNIDHYLVLQKQAGLYVKLILQAKNNKIKLEIRNNCELTVYEYKRMHDKLSRAQQYHSIEDAMTQLLDETEGAGLGLIILILMLQKIGLTDENFQIVCENGETITRIILPMNENQQNQISSLSAEIANQIQTIPKFPENITTINRLLNDPDSKLSDIVMHISNDVSLTTDLLRMVNSAAFGLNEPCTNVAAAVKLIGLRGIKNLMYSIGTLQNLDPAGSDRKELWDHSARTAFYAYNLSRNFCRAEPNLISVSYVCGLLHDIGKIVFDCAHPDLISKLQTLCTEKNIPQRVLEKIIAGVNHAEIGALVTRKWNFPEIITDVIKYHHLPECSAPENRKLVQIVYLANLLTHYQKGEVDFYQFDPDVLAVFKISSEEQLKIISDKLQEHFEQHPETP from the coding sequence ATGTCAGAAAGTAAAAACGCAACTGAAAAAATGCCGCTGCCTGATACCGAAAAAATACGTTCGGCAATCAAAGCGAGCCTTCCCTTGTCGATTACCACATACACGCTGCCTCATGAAATGGAAATTTACATGAACAGGGTGCTCACGATCTTCCTGCACGAACTCGATCAGGATTTCATGACGGAATATTTAACGTACTGTCTGAACGAGCTGATAACCAATTCCAAGAAAGCGAATACGAAGCGTATCTATTTCCGTGAAAAAGATCTCGACATCACGGATATGCACGACTATACCGTCGGAATGGAACATTTCAAACACGAAACGCTCGGCAACATCGATCATTATCTGGTGCTGCAAAAACAGGCGGGCTTGTACGTAAAATTGATCCTGCAAGCCAAAAACAACAAGATAAAACTTGAAATCCGCAACAATTGTGAACTGACCGTATACGAATATAAGCGAATGCACGACAAATTGTCGCGCGCGCAGCAGTATCATTCCATCGAAGACGCCATGACGCAGCTTCTCGACGAAACCGAAGGAGCCGGTCTCGGACTCATCATCCTGATACTGATGCTCCAAAAAATCGGACTGACTGATGAAAATTTCCAGATAGTGTGCGAAAACGGAGAAACGATCACGCGCATCATTCTGCCGATGAATGAAAATCAGCAGAACCAGATTTCAAGTCTTTCCGCAGAAATCGCGAATCAAATCCAGACCATTCCGAAATTTCCGGAAAACATCACGACGATCAATCGGCTGCTCAACGATCCCGACTCAAAACTGTCGGACATCGTCATGCACATCAGCAACGACGTATCGCTCACCACCGATCTGCTGCGCATGGTCAACAGCGCCGCGTTCGGCTTGAACGAACCGTGCACGAACGTCGCGGCGGCCGTAAAACTGATCGGCCTGCGCGGCATCAAAAACCTCATGTACAGCATCGGCACCCTGCAGAACTTGGATCCGGCGGGCTCGGACAGAAAAGAACTGTGGGATCATTCCGCCCGGACGGCGTTTTACGCGTACAATTTAAGCCGCAATTTCTGCCGCGCCGAACCGAACCTCATCTCCGTTTCCTACGTATGCGGCCTGCTGCACGACATCGGCAAAATAGTTTTCGACTGCGCGCATCCGGATCTCATCAGCAAACTGCAAACCCTGTGTACCGAAAAAAACATTCCGCAGCGCGTACTTGAAAAAATCATCGCCGGCGTCAATCATGCGGAGATAGGAGCGCTCGTTACCCGTAAATGGAATTTTCCCGAAATCATAACGGATGTTATCAAATATCACCATCTGCCCGAATGCAGCGCTCCCGAAAACCGGAAACTCGTACAAATCGTTTATCTGGCGAACTTGCTGACTCATTACCAAAAAGGCGAAGTCGATTTTTACCAATTCGATCCGGATGTTCTGGCCGTATTTAAAATCAGTTCCGAAGAACAGCTGAAAATCATTTCAGACAAACTGCAGGAACATTTTGAACAGCATCCTGAAACGCCCTGA
- a CDS encoding Nif3-like dinuclear metal center hexameric protein encodes MTLTELDTYFRSFLAIDSYPADPSRNGIQIQNSAPDEKRIGKVAFAVDACAETIRRAAAYGADVLFVHHGLFWGQCEPITAQLYRRVKTLLDADTALYACHIPLDANEEVGNNYGLARRIGLEQLEPFGLWRGMSIGVAGCLPEALTAEQLAKKLFPHGEQPLHVLPFGNKRIRTVAIISGGAGDDAEQAAAAGFDVYITGEIGHEQYHFALEAGLTVIAGGHYQTETVGVSLVMKKLGEEKGLETVFIDVPTGL; translated from the coding sequence GTGACGTTAACCGAACTTGATACGTATTTCCGCTCATTTTTGGCAATCGATTCATATCCCGCGGATCCGTCGCGTAACGGGATTCAGATCCAGAACAGCGCGCCGGACGAAAAACGGATCGGAAAGGTTGCGTTCGCAGTGGATGCGTGTGCGGAAACGATCCGGCGCGCCGCTGCGTACGGCGCCGACGTGCTGTTCGTTCATCACGGACTGTTTTGGGGGCAGTGCGAGCCGATAACCGCTCAACTGTATCGGCGCGTCAAAACGCTGCTCGACGCTGATACGGCGCTGTACGCGTGTCATATTCCGCTCGACGCGAATGAAGAAGTCGGCAACAATTACGGTCTTGCGCGCAGAATCGGACTCGAGCAGCTTGAACCGTTCGGATTATGGCGCGGAATGAGTATCGGCGTTGCGGGGTGTTTGCCCGAAGCGCTGACGGCCGAGCAGCTTGCAAAAAAATTATTTCCGCACGGGGAGCAGCCGCTGCACGTGCTGCCGTTCGGCAATAAACGTATCCGAACCGTCGCGATCATTTCGGGCGGTGCCGGAGACGACGCGGAACAGGCCGCCGCCGCCGGATTCGACGTGTATATCACCGGTGAAATCGGGCACGAACAGTATCATTTTGCGTTGGAAGCGGGACTGACCGTTATTGCCGGCGGACACTATCAGACGGAAACGGTCGGCGTTTCGCTCGTAATGAAAAAACTTGGCGAAGAAAAAGGACTCGAAACCGTATTTATCGACGTGCCGACCGGTTTGTAA
- a CDS encoding iron-containing alcohol dehydrogenase, with the protein MSDLIFRISPNIVLGSYTAARAGQFARDWGSRYIVLIDPVVKELGVADGILQSLTDRKVEFFQFDEMEADADSEIIQRALSLARKAHVHGLIAVGGAKTLNLGRAVSAVYNEVHDLYDFIDGAVPSTAPLPMIAIPSTIRDTFVFTDRVPVVDSRSRHVKLIKAQPGLCKMALFDSNLSVSLTENQIAAMSIETLCLAVEAYVSQKATFFSDMLAEKAFEVLGYALDGGQSLAVTTPPEVLLSMGGCLASLAVATGSPGPASLLALAVNARFRISRALTVSILFPYIIEDMAKYKVDRLAKIARMLRLADADAAPEQAAALLAENARRRLAQANLPSRLKDLSISIEQFSLAAEDAGQLELMNGLPRSMTADDLFELIKLAY; encoded by the coding sequence ATGTCCGATTTGATTTTTAGAATTTCGCCGAACATCGTACTCGGCTCTTATACGGCCGCCCGTGCCGGACAGTTTGCCCGCGACTGGGGTTCCCGTTATATCGTGCTGATAGATCCGGTCGTGAAAGAACTTGGTGTTGCCGACGGTATTCTGCAGTCGCTGACCGACCGGAAAGTTGAATTCTTTCAGTTCGACGAAATGGAAGCGGACGCCGATTCGGAAATAATCCAGCGCGCATTGTCTCTTGCCCGTAAAGCGCACGTTCACGGCCTGATCGCCGTCGGCGGTGCAAAAACGCTGAATTTGGGCCGCGCCGTGAGCGCCGTATATAACGAAGTGCACGATCTGTACGATTTTATAGACGGAGCGGTTCCGTCTACGGCGCCGCTGCCGATGATTGCGATTCCTTCGACTATCCGCGATACGTTCGTTTTTACGGATCGGGTTCCGGTTGTCGACTCCAGAAGCCGTCACGTCAAATTGATAAAAGCCCAGCCGGGCCTGTGTAAAATGGCGCTGTTCGATTCCAATCTGTCCGTGTCGCTGACGGAAAATCAGATAGCCGCCATGTCCATAGAAACGCTGTGCCTTGCCGTTGAAGCGTACGTTTCCCAGAAAGCGACGTTCTTTTCCGACATGCTTGCCGAAAAGGCGTTTGAAGTACTCGGCTACGCGCTCGACGGCGGACAGTCGCTTGCGGTAACGACGCCGCCTGAAGTGCTGCTTTCCATGGGCGGCTGTTTGGCGTCTCTTGCGGTTGCGACCGGCTCTCCGGGGCCGGCGTCGCTGCTTGCGCTTGCGGTAAACGCCCGTTTCCGCATTTCGCGCGCGCTGACCGTTTCAATTCTGTTTCCGTATATTATAGAAGATATGGCAAAATATAAGGTCGACCGGCTCGCCAAAATCGCACGAATGCTGCGGCTTGCGGATGCGGACGCCGCTCCCGAACAGGCGGCGGCACTGCTTGCGGAAAACGCCCGCCGCCGGTTGGCGCAGGCGAACCTGCCTTCCCGGCTCAAGGATCTTTCCATCAGCATAGAACAGTTTTCTTTAGCGGCGGAAGACGCCGGACAGCTTGAACTGATGAACGGACTGCCGCGCTCCATGACGGCCGACGATCTGTTTGAATTGATCAAATTGGCATATTGA
- the lspA gene encoding signal peptidase II, with protein MIDDVVPVEFVKNTGLKRKLIPLILTAAIFAADQLTKWLVVTFISPYTVGASFLNGFLRIVHVYNPGIAFSVGNGLPDTIRSVLFAFAPLAVLIVVMVVYFRTNEFSSVQRWAIAGIVGGGLGNLFDRFFRSEGVVDFIDVKFYGLFGLERWPTFNVADMSVLICGATLIISFIIMVKNESKSNRNTVKD; from the coding sequence ATGATTGACGATGTTGTACCTGTTGAGTTTGTGAAGAATACCGGACTGAAGCGGAAATTAATTCCGTTGATTTTGACGGCTGCGATTTTTGCCGCCGACCAGCTGACGAAATGGCTGGTCGTTACGTTCATATCGCCGTATACGGTGGGCGCGAGTTTTTTAAATGGTTTTTTGCGTATCGTGCACGTGTATAATCCCGGAATTGCGTTCAGCGTGGGCAACGGTCTGCCGGATACGATCAGAAGCGTTTTGTTCGCGTTCGCGCCGCTCGCGGTGCTGATCGTCGTGATGGTCGTGTACTTCCGCACGAACGAATTTTCATCCGTACAGCGCTGGGCGATCGCCGGTATCGTCGGCGGCGGTCTGGGGAATCTGTTCGACAGGTTTTTCCGATCCGAAGGCGTGGTCGATTTTATCGACGTGAAATTTTACGGGTTGTTCGGGCTGGAACGGTGGCCGACGTTCAACGTGGCCGATATGTCCGTATTGATCTGCGGCGCGACGCTGATAATTTCTTTTATCATTATGGTAAAAAACGAATCGAAATCGAACCGGAATACGGTGAAGGACTGA
- a CDS encoding phospholipase D-like domain-containing protein, with product MPNAAVLPAQETVPGNRAVKALVNFQRVPYSYKRNGTGGCLERFARPFYVFQEVRMKPKWLKQLLRYRFIVVLILLAQICFFIWFILRGSDRYPYVAPFLTVMSLAVSLYIISRRDKGAFKLAWIYLLLIVPLFGGVLYVVIRCQAAVRRFRKANLTIEDRSRGLFMLNGSCLEAAVSAYPQHSAQMSYLERFVGFPVCARTEAVYYSAGESFLPPVLEALKKAEKYIFLEFFIMQEGVMWNSILEILVEKASQGVDVRVMYDDIGCFLILPADYTETLKSQGIKAQVFNPLKPFLAINQNNRDHRKIIAVDGTVAFTGGINIADEYIGTVEKHGIWKDSGVKLTGQGAWTFTLLFLQMWDFCRYIAAPHRKKALPPPCCDSYESYFPAVPHGIASGADEAALPDSDKTLPESGGFVQPYADTPMDGENVGEHVYLQLITGARRYIYITTPYLILDDSMISALILAAKSGVDVRVITPQVWDKRLVHITTRSYYRELIEGGVKIYEYTGGFVHAKLLVTDDNAAVVGTTNFDFRSLYHHFECGTVLYGTPAVADVKNDFLETVKASTPITIDSCRVNFVMKIVQDILRIFAPLM from the coding sequence TTGCCGAATGCGGCGGTTCTGCCGGCGCAGGAAACCGTACCGGGAAACCGTGCGGTAAAAGCGCTTGTTAATTTTCAGCGCGTGCCGTATAGTTATAAACGGAACGGAACCGGCGGCTGCTTGGAACGGTTTGCGCGGCCGTTTTACGTTTTTCAGGAGGTACGGATGAAGCCCAAGTGGCTTAAACAGCTCTTACGCTATCGGTTTATCGTCGTTTTGATATTGCTGGCACAAATTTGCTTTTTCATATGGTTCATTTTGCGCGGTTCAGACAGGTATCCGTACGTTGCGCCGTTTCTGACTGTGATGAGCCTCGCCGTTTCGCTGTATATCATAAGCCGCCGCGACAAAGGTGCGTTCAAACTTGCCTGGATCTATCTGTTGCTGATCGTTCCGCTGTTCGGCGGCGTTCTGTACGTCGTCATCCGCTGTCAGGCCGCGGTTCGCCGTTTTCGGAAAGCGAATCTGACTATCGAAGATCGTTCGCGCGGATTGTTCATGCTGAACGGGAGTTGTCTGGAGGCGGCCGTGTCCGCGTATCCGCAGCATAGTGCGCAGATGTCGTATTTGGAACGGTTCGTCGGGTTTCCCGTGTGCGCTCGGACGGAGGCGGTCTATTATTCGGCAGGAGAATCTTTTCTGCCGCCGGTGCTTGAAGCGCTGAAAAAAGCCGAAAAATATATCTTTCTTGAGTTTTTTATAATGCAAGAAGGCGTTATGTGGAATTCAATATTGGAGATTCTCGTTGAAAAGGCGTCTCAAGGCGTCGACGTTCGCGTCATGTACGACGATATCGGCTGTTTCCTCATTTTACCGGCGGATTATACGGAGACACTGAAATCTCAGGGTATTAAAGCGCAGGTATTCAACCCGCTTAAACCGTTTTTGGCAATCAATCAGAATAACCGCGATCATCGTAAAATTATCGCCGTAGACGGAACGGTCGCGTTTACCGGCGGTATCAATATTGCGGACGAGTATATCGGTACGGTTGAAAAACACGGTATTTGGAAGGACAGCGGCGTAAAACTGACGGGACAAGGCGCCTGGACGTTTACGCTGCTGTTTTTGCAGATGTGGGATTTCTGCCGGTACATCGCGGCGCCGCACCGTAAAAAGGCGCTGCCGCCGCCGTGCTGCGATTCTTACGAATCGTATTTTCCGGCCGTTCCGCACGGGATTGCATCCGGAGCCGATGAAGCGGCGCTGCCGGATTCGGATAAAACTTTGCCGGAATCCGGCGGCTTCGTGCAGCCGTACGCGGATACGCCGATGGACGGCGAAAATGTGGGCGAACACGTGTATCTGCAATTGATTACCGGTGCCCGCCGGTATATTTACATTACGACTCCGTATCTGATTTTGGACGACAGCATGATTTCGGCGCTGATCCTTGCGGCAAAAAGCGGCGTGGACGTGCGCGTCATTACGCCGCAGGTATGGGACAAACGGCTGGTGCACATAACGACTCGCTCGTATTACCGCGAACTGATCGAAGGCGGCGTAAAGATATACGAATATACCGGCGGTTTCGTTCACGCGAAATTGCTGGTAACCGACGATAACGCGGCCGTCGTCGGTACGACCAATTTCGATTTTCGCAGTCTGTATCACCATTTCGAGTGCGGAACGGTGCTGTACGGGACGCCCGCGGTTGCGGACGTGAAAAACGATTTTCTCGAAACGGTAAAAGCGAGTACGCCGATTACGATCGATTCGTGCCGCGTCAACTTCGTGATGAAAATCGTGCAGGATATTCTGAGAATTTTTGCTCCGCTCATGTGA
- a CDS encoding alpha/beta hydrolase, producing the protein MKTAVKGIVIAVCSVAVIAVIGLAAASSYFFTFALDPASDKDVFTDDEPAVLIAEDESAAALPAEEWLMSEGENVFITAKDGLQLHGYFIAAKVPSDRYALAVHGYKMSAAAMAQYARHYYERGWNVLVPDQRSHGLSEGRYIGMGAPERYDMIEWIRYLTEKDSAARVVLHGVSMGAATVMLTTGEPLPANVRAAVEDCGYSSIDAEFTYQLKQSFNLPRFPLIPVTSLVTKLRAGYFFGEGDCVRAVGRSVTPTLFIHGDADTFVPFAMLDQVYEAASCEKEKLVVPGAAHADSVDDAPDLYWAAVDSFLSKYVP; encoded by the coding sequence ATGAAAACAGCAGTTAAAGGGATTGTGATTGCGGTTTGTTCCGTTGCGGTGATCGCCGTGATAGGACTGGCCGCCGCTTCGAGTTATTTTTTTACGTTCGCACTGGATCCGGCTTCGGATAAAGACGTTTTTACCGACGACGAGCCGGCCGTGCTGATTGCCGAAGATGAATCGGCAGCCGCGTTGCCTGCGGAAGAATGGCTGATGAGTGAAGGCGAAAACGTATTCATTACCGCAAAAGATGGGCTGCAATTGCACGGCTATTTTATCGCGGCAAAAGTTCCGTCTGACCGGTATGCGCTCGCCGTGCACGGATATAAAATGTCCGCGGCCGCTATGGCGCAGTACGCGCGGCATTATTACGAGCGGGGCTGGAACGTACTCGTGCCTGATCAGCGTTCGCACGGTTTGAGCGAAGGCCGGTATATCGGTATGGGCGCACCCGAACGCTACGACATGATAGAATGGATCCGGTATCTGACCGAAAAAGATTCGGCCGCCCGCGTCGTTTTGCACGGCGTTTCGATGGGAGCGGCAACCGTTATGCTGACTACCGGCGAGCCGCTTCCCGCGAACGTGCGCGCCGCCGTGGAAGACTGCGGCTATTCGAGCATCGACGCGGAGTTTACGTATCAGCTGAAGCAGTCGTTTAATTTGCCGCGTTTTCCGCTGATTCCGGTTACGTCGCTCGTAACCAAGCTGCGCGCCGGGTACTTTTTCGGCGAGGGCGACTGTGTTCGTGCCGTCGGCCGTTCGGTTACGCCGACGCTGTTCATTCACGGCGACGCGGACACGTTCGTACCGTTCGCCATGCTGGATCAGGTGTACGAGGCGGCCTCGTGTGAAAAGGAAAAACTCGTCGTTCCCGGCGCCGCTCACGCAGACTCCGTAGACGACGCGCCTGACCTGTATTGGGCGGCCGTCGATTCGTTCCTGAGCAAGTACGTTCCGTAA
- the rsmI gene encoding 16S rRNA (cytidine(1402)-2'-O)-methyltransferase yields MSTLYIVGTPIGNLGDITFRALETFKTADVIACEDTRHTLQLLTHFEIRKPLVSCRAQNEAAASQKIIRLLDDGQTVAYASDAGTPGISDPGAVLAGLAREAGHTVVPIPGASAFASLVSVAGAGGKTLVFEGFLSPKPGRRRSRLRELLGLGYAFVLYESPFRIVKLLTDIADIEKERRVVVGRELTKLHEEIVEGSAETVRDDFAGRSKVLGEFAVFVAGNKNAQFLEENTDNMVEAGQNDD; encoded by the coding sequence GTGTCAACTTTATATATCGTCGGGACGCCCATCGGAAATTTGGGCGACATAACGTTCCGCGCGCTTGAAACTTTTAAAACGGCGGACGTGATTGCCTGTGAAGATACCCGGCATACGTTGCAGCTTTTGACGCATTTTGAAATACGGAAGCCGCTCGTGTCGTGCCGCGCGCAAAACGAAGCGGCGGCGTCGCAGAAAATCATTCGGCTGCTCGACGACGGGCAGACCGTCGCTTATGCGAGCGACGCGGGGACGCCGGGCATTAGCGATCCGGGCGCGGTGCTTGCGGGGCTTGCCCGTGAAGCCGGCCATACGGTGGTACCGATTCCCGGTGCGTCGGCGTTCGCTTCTTTGGTGAGCGTCGCGGGTGCCGGCGGCAAAACGCTCGTTTTTGAAGGGTTTTTATCGCCCAAACCGGGGCGCCGCCGTTCCCGGCTGCGGGAGCTTTTGGGGCTGGGATATGCGTTCGTTTTATACGAATCGCCGTTCAGAATCGTTAAGCTTTTGACGGATATTGCCGATATTGAAAAAGAGCGGCGTGTGGTAGTCGGCCGTGAGCTGACGAAACTGCACGAAGAAATTGTGGAGGGATCGGCCGAGACTGTTCGAGACGATTTTGCCGGACGCAGCAAAGTGCTTGGTGAATTTGCGGTGTTCGTTGCGGGTAATAAAAATGCTCAATTTTTAGAAGAGAATACCGATAATATGGTAGAGGCAGGTCAAAATGATGATTGA